Proteins encoded in a region of the Thunnus maccoyii chromosome 4, fThuMac1.1, whole genome shotgun sequence genome:
- the mapre1b gene encoding microtubule-associated protein RP/EB family member 1b, giving the protein MAVNVYSTSVTSDNLSRHDMLVWINESLQMNLTKIEMLCSGAAYCQFMDMLFPNSVPLKKVKFGAKLEHEYIHNFKLLQVSFKKMGVDKIIPVDKLVKGKFQDNFEFVQWFKKFFDANYDGKDYDPVEARQGQDAMPTPNPATSAFNKPPKKVLSQAPQRPPVAKVAPKMAPGSARKPGMGGADEERAELLNEMEVLKSTIQDIEKERDFYFGKLRNIELICQEKEGEGDPTLQRIVDILYATDEGFVIPDAEEQEEF; this is encoded by the exons ATGGCTGTGAACGTGTACTCAACCTCAGTGACCAGTGACAACCTAAGTCGTCACGACATGCTGGTCTGGATCAATGAGTCTCTACAGATGAACCTCACCAAGATTGAAATGTTGTGTTCAG GTGCTGCCTACTGCCAGTTCATGGACATGCTGTTCCCCAACTCTGTGCCTCTGAAGAAAGTTAAATTTGGTGCCAAACTGGAGCACGAGTACATCCATAACTTCAAGCTCCTGCAGGTTTCCTTCAAAAAGATGGGAGTCGACAAA ATCATTCCAGTAGACAAACTGGTGAAGGGGAAGTTCCAGGACAACTTTGAGTTTGTCCAGTGGTTTAAGAAGTTCTTTGACGCCAACTACGACGGAAAGGACTACGACCCAGTGGAGGCGAGACAGGGCCAGGACGCCATGCCCACACCCAACCCGGCCACCTCAGCTTTCAACAAACCCCCTAAAAAGGTTCTCAGTCAAG CTCCTCAGAGGCCACCTGTTGCCAAGGTAGCACCCAAGATGGCTCCTGGTAGCGCGAGGAAGCCCGGTATGGGAGGAGCCGACGAGGAGAGGGCAGAGCTCCTGAACGAG ATGGAGGTTCTGAAATCTACCATTCAGGACATCGAGAAGGAGAGAGACTTTTATTTCGGTAAGCTGCGGAACATTGAGTTGATTTGTCAGGAGAAGGAAGGCGAAGGCGACCCGACGCTGCAGAGGATCGTAGACATCCTCTACGCCACAGAT gAGGGGTTCGTGATACCGGACgctgaggagcaggaggagtttTAA